One Gordonia mangrovi genomic region harbors:
- a CDS encoding SDR family oxidoreductase has product MTGSVVVIVGSGGMGMAIARRQGGGRTIVLADVDETHLEADVATLTGEGFDAVGRAVDVGSPESVTALAEFAESLGSVDQVIHTAGLSPVQAPVNAILRVDLLGVALSLDAFGAVIAQHGAGVVIASMAGHLYPPLTAEHAAALANTPSGDLLSLDFLPDLAREPGSAYAIAKQANHVRVRAASHVWGARGARVNSISPGVIATSMGQAELAGDSGDAMRAMIAMSGTGRLGTATDIADATAFLLGPAASFITGIDLLVDGGAVAAITTPPG; this is encoded by the coding sequence GTGACAGGCAGCGTCGTGGTGATCGTCGGTTCGGGCGGGATGGGTATGGCCATCGCCCGGCGCCAGGGCGGCGGCCGCACGATCGTGCTCGCCGACGTCGACGAGACTCACCTCGAGGCCGACGTCGCCACCCTCACCGGCGAGGGGTTCGACGCGGTCGGGCGCGCGGTCGATGTCGGTTCACCCGAGTCGGTCACCGCGCTGGCGGAGTTCGCAGAGTCGCTGGGCAGCGTTGACCAGGTGATCCACACTGCCGGACTCTCCCCGGTGCAGGCACCGGTGAACGCCATCCTGCGGGTCGACCTGCTGGGGGTGGCGTTGTCCCTGGATGCGTTCGGCGCCGTGATCGCGCAGCACGGTGCCGGGGTCGTCATCGCCAGCATGGCCGGGCACCTTTATCCCCCGCTCACCGCCGAACACGCTGCCGCGCTGGCCAACACCCCGAGTGGGGACCTGCTGTCCCTCGACTTCCTGCCCGACCTGGCCCGCGAACCCGGCAGCGCGTATGCGATCGCGAAGCAGGCCAACCATGTCCGGGTACGTGCCGCCAGTCACGTATGGGGCGCGCGCGGTGCGCGTGTCAACAGCATCAGTCCGGGCGTCATCGCGACCTCCATGGGACAAGCCGAACTCGCCGGCGACAGTGGCGATGCGATGCGCGCGATGATCGCGATGTCGGGAACGGGGCGACTGGGCACCGCCACCGACATCGCCGACGCCACAGCCTTTCTGCTCGGCCCGGCGGCCTCCTTCATCACCGGCATCGATCTGTTGGTCGACGGCGGCGCGGTGGCGGCAATCACCACTCCACCGGGGTGA
- a CDS encoding DoxX family protein: protein MLLRPNTTRQPLARAIARVALGLVLAIAGVGHLTAQREEFQAQVPDWVPLDKDFVVLASGVVEILLGLALIALPRYRKLVSWVVAAFFVAVFPGNVHQYVEHIDAFGLDTDTERLVRLFFQPVLVVWALFAGTDGNRGSRPTGTHPDSA, encoded by the coding sequence ATGCTGTTGAGACCGAACACCACTCGCCAGCCACTCGCACGGGCCATCGCACGTGTGGCGCTCGGCCTCGTGCTGGCCATCGCCGGCGTGGGACACCTGACCGCCCAGCGCGAGGAGTTCCAGGCGCAGGTTCCCGACTGGGTACCGCTGGACAAGGACTTCGTCGTCCTCGCATCGGGTGTGGTCGAGATACTGCTGGGTCTGGCGCTGATCGCGCTGCCCCGTTATCGCAAGCTCGTCTCGTGGGTGGTCGCCGCGTTCTTCGTTGCTGTGTTCCCAGGCAACGTCCACCAGTACGTCGAGCACATCGACGCGTTCGGCCTGGACACCGACACCGAGCGGCTGGTCCGACTCTTCTTCCAACCGGTGCTCGTGGTCTGGGCGCTGTTCGCCGGGACCGACGGGAATCGAGGCAGTCGGCCGACCGGCACGCATCCGGACTCAGCGTGA
- a CDS encoding BTAD domain-containing putative transcriptional regulator — MPTVRTPPTIRVNLLGPLQLLVDGETVEVPGRKRRTLLVVLAMAEGTTVPLDDLLDVLWPSGVPETGRQALQNHISRLRSQLGPAAARLETLPGGYRLALGHDELDVTEARMCLATSRQRSPETFDSLSRAHALWRGPVLPDLTEVPTIATAAVGYARLRQQISDALVVAGIAAGRAAEVTDIAMASREADPLREPGTVLHMRALAATGRAPDALRVAREFRRQLADETGFDPTAVLDEAERDIAATVGDNASPQHVAPPTGGPRLIGRESQIAAVRRLLDHERLVTIGGPGGVGKTSLALALARDLPDTAVIELAPVAEAEAVPHAVAAALGLRIEHGDVLMTCLAVLGQRPATLVIDNCEHLIDAARDVVTRILARCPDVRLVATSRESLGLPVEMVFRLAALPVPRTGDDPADSPAVALFLERAHRVRPAARPTEEQLMTVGEIVARLDGIPLAIELAAGRLSTLSLGDLHARLDRSLDLLGGGRPDPDARHRTLRATIEWSYRLLSEDEQNLFRALSVFPDGVDLDTAEWLATQLGLATDPAEALARLVDASMIDASFRGATRYRMLETLRAFGVDRLVAAGEEPAATDRMLRWACALAERVHIGMESPAEASADTLLRREIPNMRAAWRSARTTANLDAAVAMVLGVYNAIAYRDLIEIRRWAEDLAADPALPGHPRAGALLAIAGEAWYHDGDYRKAEALARAGLDRSEGPDRWYGRAVSSVADLARGDWDRCVEHSLAAAELAPGGDALGIAALARAYSGDVDAARELNARGSAGAVSPSMRSWAAYVDGEIANIAGDAEGAQRHYRTAIELSQDCGATFFTGVSRVGLLSALTAAGRYDAALRGYRDVLDYFARTGNWTHQWTALRNLAVLLRRKGDHATAEAIDTAADHAPDAPAVAGVTTVGRSVAVTALGRDAVLAAARTAIDRHITSR; from the coding sequence ATGCCCACCGTGCGCACACCGCCGACTATCCGCGTGAATCTGCTCGGTCCGCTGCAGCTCTTGGTCGATGGCGAGACCGTGGAGGTCCCCGGTCGGAAACGTCGCACTCTGCTGGTCGTGTTGGCGATGGCCGAAGGGACGACCGTACCGCTCGACGACCTTCTCGACGTGTTGTGGCCGTCGGGCGTCCCGGAGACCGGACGGCAGGCCTTGCAGAACCACATCTCCCGGTTGCGGTCTCAGCTCGGGCCGGCCGCCGCGCGCCTCGAGACACTGCCGGGTGGCTATCGCCTCGCGCTGGGGCACGACGAACTCGACGTCACCGAGGCCCGCATGTGCCTGGCCACGTCCAGACAACGCTCACCCGAGACATTCGACAGCCTCAGCCGGGCTCACGCTCTGTGGCGCGGCCCGGTTCTCCCTGATCTCACCGAGGTACCCACCATCGCCACCGCCGCCGTGGGCTACGCCCGACTGCGACAACAGATCAGTGATGCGCTGGTGGTCGCCGGCATCGCGGCGGGTCGGGCGGCGGAAGTGACCGACATCGCCATGGCCTCGCGAGAGGCTGACCCCCTGCGTGAACCCGGGACCGTACTGCACATGCGAGCGCTGGCGGCCACCGGTCGAGCGCCTGACGCGCTGCGGGTGGCCCGCGAGTTCCGGCGTCAGCTGGCCGACGAGACCGGCTTCGATCCCACGGCCGTGCTCGACGAGGCCGAACGAGATATCGCCGCCACCGTCGGAGACAATGCGTCACCGCAGCACGTCGCACCGCCCACCGGCGGGCCCCGGTTGATCGGACGGGAATCGCAGATCGCGGCCGTGCGTCGGTTACTCGACCACGAACGCCTCGTCACCATCGGCGGACCGGGCGGAGTCGGTAAGACCAGCCTCGCGCTCGCACTGGCCCGTGACCTCCCGGACACTGCGGTGATCGAGCTGGCGCCGGTCGCCGAAGCGGAGGCCGTCCCGCACGCTGTCGCGGCAGCGCTGGGCTTGCGCATCGAGCACGGCGACGTGCTGATGACATGTCTGGCCGTGCTGGGACAGCGTCCGGCAACGCTGGTCATCGACAACTGCGAGCATCTGATCGACGCCGCTCGCGATGTCGTGACACGAATCCTCGCCCGATGCCCAGACGTGCGGCTGGTCGCGACAAGCCGGGAGTCGCTCGGGTTGCCGGTCGAGATGGTCTTTCGGCTCGCCGCGCTACCGGTGCCGCGGACCGGCGACGATCCGGCCGACTCGCCGGCGGTGGCACTGTTCCTCGAACGCGCACATCGGGTTCGACCCGCCGCCCGACCGACGGAGGAGCAGCTGATGACGGTGGGCGAGATCGTCGCGCGCCTCGACGGGATCCCGCTGGCGATCGAGTTGGCCGCCGGGCGACTGTCCACCCTGTCTTTGGGTGACCTGCATGCGCGCCTGGACCGTTCACTCGATCTGCTGGGTGGCGGGCGGCCCGACCCGGACGCCCGGCACCGGACGCTGCGTGCCACCATCGAGTGGTCCTACCGGCTGCTGTCCGAGGACGAGCAGAATCTGTTCCGGGCGCTGTCGGTGTTCCCGGATGGTGTCGACCTCGACACGGCTGAATGGCTGGCGACCCAGCTGGGCCTGGCCACCGATCCTGCGGAGGCGTTGGCCCGGCTCGTCGATGCGTCCATGATCGACGCCTCGTTTCGCGGCGCCACCCGGTACCGGATGTTGGAGACGCTGCGGGCGTTCGGTGTCGACCGGTTGGTCGCTGCAGGAGAAGAACCGGCGGCCACCGACCGGATGCTGCGCTGGGCCTGCGCGCTGGCCGAGCGCGTCCACATCGGGATGGAGTCCCCGGCCGAGGCGTCCGCGGACACACTGCTGCGTCGCGAGATCCCGAACATGCGGGCTGCCTGGCGATCCGCGCGCACCACTGCGAACCTCGACGCTGCGGTCGCGATGGTGCTCGGTGTGTACAACGCGATCGCCTATCGGGATCTGATCGAGATCCGACGCTGGGCCGAGGATCTCGCGGCGGACCCGGCATTGCCGGGGCACCCGCGTGCAGGTGCGCTACTGGCGATTGCCGGTGAGGCCTGGTACCACGACGGTGACTATCGGAAAGCCGAAGCGCTGGCTCGTGCGGGCCTGGATCGGTCGGAGGGGCCGGACCGCTGGTACGGGCGGGCGGTGTCGTCGGTGGCAGACCTCGCCCGAGGTGATTGGGACCGGTGCGTCGAGCATTCGCTGGCCGCGGCGGAGCTGGCACCCGGAGGTGACGCTCTTGGCATCGCCGCGCTGGCCAGGGCATATTCCGGCGATGTGGACGCGGCGCGAGAGCTCAACGCACGGGGTTCGGCAGGTGCGGTGTCGCCGTCGATGCGATCATGGGCGGCATATGTCGACGGCGAGATCGCCAATATCGCCGGTGACGCCGAGGGCGCCCAACGGCACTACCGGACCGCCATCGAGCTCTCACAGGACTGTGGCGCAACGTTTTTCACGGGTGTGTCGAGGGTCGGACTGCTCTCGGCGCTGACAGCAGCGGGGCGGTACGACGCCGCGTTGCGTGGGTATCGCGACGTGCTCGACTATTTCGCGCGGACGGGCAACTGGACCCATCAGTGGACTGCACTGCGCAACCTCGCCGTACTGCTGCGCCGAAAAGGTGATCACGCCACCGCCGAAGCCATCGACACGGCTGCCGATCATGCCCCTGATGCTCCCGCGGTGGCCGGTGTGACCACCGTCGGGCGGTCGGTGGCCGTCACGGCCCTCGGCCGGGACGCGGTACTCGCGGCCGCGCGCACCGCGATCGACCGGCACATCACCTCACGCTGA
- a CDS encoding glucose PTS transporter subunit IIA, with protein MSTSTNTASEIVTGVGGAGNIESLTHCATRLRFQLHDASEVEQGVLEDIDGVMGAVPQAGNRYQIVIGGGVQTVYNEIMALPQMANAGGDAAAIKAAARAKGPRGKNAWLDSLFEYLSDSFRPILGALLGASLFITFMSLMSTLDIIGNWADPRTDLSPSWQFVNLCWQCVFVFLPLMIAYNASKKLDADPWVGFAIMAVLMLPGFTALMDQATTNTVFGFEVQTIDIFGVPLTVFDYSSQVFPPLLMAAVLGPLYKYLKKIIPENVQLIFVPFLAMLIMIPLTAFIIGPIGVYVGAGLADVLKSINDFSPFIFAIVIPLAYPFMVPLGLHWPINAIMLLNIQTIGYDFIQGPMGAWNFACFGATAGVLLIAWRERDMQMRQTATGALAAGLLGGISEPSLYGIHLRFKRIYPRMLVGCFVGGLIIGIGGGVTTNAFVFTSLLTIPAFDSIALYAVAVAAAFAVAMILVVLSGYRTAEQQEQFEAARDAGLERPGAIPIDDSAEGVAAAAAAAAVPSGGGATATAVTAAPVTAAPAEPAESAAPTERGVVTEIGAPLDGTVVALADVPDPVFAGGTMGGGVAIEPSGDTVYAPSAAMVVAAQPTGHAFGLVLDGGIELLIHVGIDTVQLKGEGFDVKVKAGQKVDAGTPLVTFDRAVIEKAGYPLITPVVVMNTKKFAAVEQIAEGATTVGTPVIAVEAKPRPKG; from the coding sequence ATGTCTACCTCGACCAACACGGCATCCGAGATCGTCACCGGCGTCGGCGGCGCCGGCAACATCGAGAGCCTGACGCATTGCGCGACCCGCCTGCGTTTCCAGCTGCACGACGCCTCTGAGGTCGAGCAGGGCGTGCTGGAGGACATCGACGGGGTGATGGGCGCGGTGCCGCAGGCCGGCAATCGCTACCAGATCGTCATCGGCGGCGGCGTACAGACGGTCTACAACGAGATCATGGCGCTGCCCCAGATGGCCAACGCCGGCGGTGATGCGGCGGCCATCAAGGCGGCGGCCCGGGCCAAGGGCCCGCGGGGCAAGAACGCCTGGCTGGATTCCCTGTTCGAATATCTCTCGGATTCGTTCCGGCCGATCCTGGGTGCCCTGCTCGGCGCATCGCTGTTCATCACGTTCATGTCGCTGATGAGCACCCTGGACATCATCGGCAACTGGGCAGATCCGCGCACCGACCTGTCCCCCTCATGGCAGTTCGTCAACTTGTGCTGGCAGTGCGTGTTCGTGTTCCTGCCCCTGATGATCGCCTACAACGCGTCGAAGAAACTCGATGCGGATCCCTGGGTGGGATTCGCCATCATGGCGGTGCTCATGCTGCCCGGCTTCACCGCCCTGATGGATCAGGCCACCACCAACACCGTCTTCGGGTTCGAGGTGCAGACCATCGACATCTTCGGCGTCCCGTTGACGGTGTTCGACTACAGCTCACAGGTGTTCCCCCCGCTGCTCATGGCCGCCGTACTGGGTCCGCTGTACAAGTACCTCAAGAAGATCATCCCGGAGAACGTCCAGCTGATCTTCGTGCCGTTCCTCGCGATGTTGATCATGATCCCGTTGACCGCGTTCATCATCGGCCCGATCGGCGTCTACGTGGGTGCGGGCCTGGCCGACGTCCTCAAGTCGATCAACGACTTCTCCCCGTTCATCTTCGCCATCGTGATCCCGCTCGCCTACCCGTTCATGGTGCCGCTGGGTCTGCACTGGCCGATCAACGCGATCATGCTGCTCAACATCCAGACCATCGGCTACGACTTCATCCAGGGACCGATGGGCGCCTGGAACTTCGCCTGCTTCGGGGCGACGGCCGGCGTCCTGCTGATCGCCTGGCGTGAGCGTGACATGCAGATGCGGCAGACCGCCACCGGCGCACTGGCCGCCGGACTCCTCGGCGGTATCTCCGAACCTTCCCTGTACGGCATCCATCTGCGTTTCAAACGGATCTATCCACGAATGCTCGTCGGCTGCTTCGTCGGTGGCCTGATCATCGGGATCGGTGGCGGCGTGACGACCAACGCCTTCGTGTTCACCTCGCTGTTGACCATCCCCGCGTTCGACAGCATCGCGCTCTACGCCGTCGCCGTGGCCGCCGCGTTCGCTGTCGCGATGATCCTGGTGGTGCTGTCGGGCTATCGAACCGCCGAACAACAGGAACAGTTCGAGGCGGCCCGGGACGCGGGGCTGGAGCGTCCCGGCGCGATCCCGATCGACGACTCGGCCGAGGGGGTGGCCGCGGCCGCGGCAGCTGCTGCGGTGCCGTCGGGTGGAGGCGCCACGGCGACCGCCGTCACCGCTGCCCCGGTCACCGCGGCTCCCGCGGAGCCGGCGGAATCCGCCGCGCCGACCGAACGCGGCGTGGTCACCGAGATCGGTGCACCGCTGGACGGCACCGTGGTGGCCCTGGCCGACGTACCCGACCCGGTGTTTGCGGGCGGCACCATGGGTGGCGGTGTCGCGATCGAACCGTCCGGCGACACCGTGTACGCACCTTCGGCTGCGATGGTCGTCGCCGCCCAGCCCACCGGCCACGCGTTCGGACTGGTACTCGACGGCGGTATCGAGCTGTTGATCCATGTCGGTATCGACACGGTCCAACTCAAGGGCGAGGGATTCGA
- a CDS encoding phosphoribosyltransferase — MTSHIFAGREYRNRVHAGRILAEHVERQLPEQVASSPHLMVVALPRGGVPVARQVAEHLDVPLDVLPVRKVGVPDQPELAAGAIACGDVVVTNDEIIGGLGITQSEWEAMLRRERADLDRCARVHRHGRAAFAVRDADVVVVDDGVATGATMCAAVGALQRLGAASVTVAVPLGPPGMADRFPGVEQVICPTILESFRGVCAAYDEFEPITDEDVRELLSYAGTR; from the coding sequence ATGACCAGTCACATCTTCGCCGGTCGCGAGTACCGCAACCGGGTGCACGCCGGCCGCATTCTCGCCGAGCACGTCGAGCGTCAACTTCCGGAGCAGGTGGCGTCGTCGCCTCACCTGATGGTGGTCGCCCTTCCCCGTGGTGGCGTACCGGTGGCGCGGCAGGTCGCCGAGCACCTCGATGTGCCGCTCGACGTGTTGCCGGTCCGCAAGGTCGGGGTGCCCGATCAACCGGAGTTGGCTGCCGGTGCGATCGCGTGTGGGGACGTGGTGGTGACCAACGATGAGATCATCGGTGGGCTCGGGATCACGCAGAGCGAGTGGGAGGCCATGCTGCGCCGTGAACGCGCCGACCTCGATCGCTGTGCCCGCGTCCACCGGCACGGACGCGCCGCCTTTGCGGTGCGCGACGCCGACGTCGTCGTGGTCGACGACGGGGTGGCGACCGGAGCGACGATGTGTGCCGCGGTCGGTGCGCTCCAGCGTCTCGGCGCGGCAAGCGTGACAGTCGCTGTCCCGCTGGGGCCGCCGGGAATGGCGGACAGGTTCCCCGGTGTCGAACAGGTGATCTGTCCGACGATCCTGGAATCGTTCCGCGGAGTGTGCGCGGCGTACGACGAGTTCGAGCCGATCACCGATGAGGACGTCCGGGAGTTGCTGAGCTACGCCGGCACGCGCTGA
- a CDS encoding YchJ family protein has product MSDVTGAADGDRRCPCTSGLTFGECCGPVLGGRRRAPTAEALMRSRFTAFAVGDREYILDSWHPRTRPRRLAVDDAAQWYRLDVESSTGGTPFDTTGEVTFTARYRENGERKALRQRSRFERRDGRWVYVDGSAAD; this is encoded by the coding sequence ATGAGTGACGTGACCGGTGCCGCGGACGGTGATCGGCGTTGCCCGTGTACCTCGGGTCTGACCTTCGGCGAGTGCTGCGGCCCGGTCCTGGGCGGCAGGCGTCGCGCCCCGACCGCCGAGGCGTTGATGCGGTCGCGGTTCACCGCGTTCGCGGTGGGTGATCGTGAGTACATCTTGGACAGTTGGCATCCGCGCACCCGCCCGCGCCGGCTCGCCGTCGACGATGCCGCCCAGTGGTACCGGCTCGACGTCGAGTCGTCCACGGGTGGAACGCCGTTCGATACGACCGGCGAGGTGACGTTCACCGCGCGCTACCGGGAGAACGGTGAGCGGAAGGCCCTGCGTCAGCGCAGCCGTTTCGAACGACGCGACGGCCGGTGGGTCTACGTGGACGGGTCCGCCGCCGACTGA
- a CDS encoding sodium:calcium antiporter, which translates to MVLAAALVAMVGGFTVAVLASRVAVTGANSLVARTSLPPFVVGMTLVALGTDLPEIVNSIVASLQGLGDVNVGDSIGSVVTQVTLVLGLMPLLGGALLLPRRRSTIVGIGIVAALLLAAVLMRDGDLSRSDGAALVGSWVALSFVVWRFGGDSDTETAEPDDGGHLRAVAQLAMGLAVITLGVMAAIWGVVRLADAAGVPVFLVSFFGASLGTSLPELLFSVTALRRGHAEMAVGDALGASMVDATLSIGIGPLIAPTLVTVALVERGALVAALTVVLAVAMLVARGRHTRVTGTALVGMYVAVYVVLLA; encoded by the coding sequence ATGGTGTTGGCGGCGGCGCTCGTGGCGATGGTGGGTGGGTTCACCGTGGCGGTGCTCGCCTCCCGTGTTGCGGTCACCGGTGCGAACAGCCTCGTCGCGCGAACGAGTTTGCCGCCCTTCGTCGTCGGCATGACACTGGTGGCGCTCGGCACCGATCTGCCCGAGATCGTCAATTCGATCGTCGCGTCGCTGCAGGGGCTCGGCGATGTCAACGTCGGCGATTCGATCGGCTCTGTCGTCACCCAGGTCACGCTCGTCCTCGGACTGATGCCACTGCTCGGCGGCGCGCTGCTGCTCCCACGTCGCCGGTCCACCATCGTCGGCATCGGGATCGTCGCCGCGCTGCTGTTGGCCGCGGTGTTGATGCGCGATGGTGATCTCTCCCGCAGCGACGGTGCGGCGCTCGTCGGCTCATGGGTGGCGTTGTCTTTCGTCGTCTGGCGGTTCGGCGGTGACTCCGACACGGAGACCGCCGAGCCCGACGATGGCGGCCACCTGCGCGCCGTGGCGCAGCTGGCGATGGGCCTCGCGGTCATCACCCTCGGCGTGATGGCGGCGATCTGGGGTGTCGTCCGGCTCGCCGACGCCGCCGGTGTTCCGGTGTTCCTGGTCAGCTTCTTCGGTGCCTCGCTCGGCACATCGCTGCCGGAGTTGCTGTTCAGCGTCACCGCGCTTCGCCGCGGTCACGCCGAGATGGCGGTCGGCGATGCTCTGGGTGCGTCGATGGTGGACGCGACATTGTCGATCGGGATCGGGCCGCTCATCGCGCCCACGCTCGTCACGGTCGCGCTGGTCGAACGGGGTGCCCTGGTGGCAGCGCTCACCGTCGTGCTCGCCGTGGCGATGCTGGTGGCGAGGGGGCGTCACACCCGGGTGACCGGCACGGCGCTGGTGGGTATGTATGTCGCCGTCTATGTGGTCCTGCTCGCCTGA
- a CDS encoding DUF2461 domain-containing protein encodes MAFTGFPEAALDFYDDLEIDNSKVFWDEHKDTYRSAVAEPMGELTDELAGEFGAAKIFRPYRDVRFSKDKTPYKTHQGAFVAVGPATGYYVQIGAPGVRVGAGFYEASAERLAALRSAIDNAIHGAELEQLVRKYSRTGWEIGGDALKTAPRGWSPDHPRIELLRHKSLTITRDYGFDEVIHSAALVREVRKDWRVATPLIDWVCRHG; translated from the coding sequence ATGGCCTTCACCGGTTTCCCCGAGGCTGCACTCGACTTCTACGACGATCTCGAGATCGACAACTCCAAGGTGTTCTGGGACGAGCACAAGGACACCTACCGGAGCGCGGTCGCCGAACCGATGGGCGAACTCACCGACGAATTGGCCGGCGAATTCGGGGCAGCCAAGATCTTCCGCCCCTACCGCGACGTGCGGTTCTCGAAGGACAAGACCCCGTACAAGACCCATCAGGGTGCGTTTGTCGCAGTCGGCCCGGCGACTGGCTACTACGTGCAGATCGGGGCGCCCGGAGTGCGGGTGGGCGCCGGCTTCTACGAGGCCTCCGCCGAGCGGCTGGCTGCTCTGCGGTCTGCCATCGACAACGCGATCCACGGGGCCGAACTCGAACAGTTGGTCAGGAAATACTCCCGAACCGGCTGGGAGATCGGCGGGGACGCCCTGAAGACCGCGCCGCGCGGATGGTCACCGGACCATCCCCGCATCGAGTTGCTGCGGCACAAGTCGTTGACCATCACCCGCGACTACGGCTTCGACGAGGTGATCCACTCCGCGGCCTTGGTTCGAGAGGTGCGCAAGGACTGGCGCGTCGCCACACCACTCATCGACTGGGTGTGCCGCCACGGGTGA
- a CDS encoding class I SAM-dependent methyltransferase, with protein MDPDKVTEFMGQVVADMAATDAAGSVVIGERLGLYRSLAEGPATPGDLAARTGCHERYLTEWLRGQAAGGYVTYEPATELFSLTPEQAFCLADPDGPNVPAAFRTGLGTLRAEPKITEAFRTGEGVGWHEHDEDVFVGCDAFYRPGYVAELVPTWIPALTGVQDKLHAGARIGDVGCGLGSSTRLLAAAYPNSSVVGVDYHEESITLARKRTAEAGLTDRVSFEVGTAQTFAGSGYDLITMFDCLHDMGDPLGAARRVREALADDGTWLLVEPAASDVVEENFNPVGRLFYSASVFLCLPNSLSQPGGYSLGAQAGESAVRQIAADAGFTRFRLAAQTGFNAVFEIRP; from the coding sequence ATGGACCCCGACAAGGTAACCGAGTTCATGGGTCAGGTCGTCGCGGACATGGCCGCCACCGACGCCGCGGGTTCGGTGGTGATCGGCGAACGCCTCGGCCTGTATCGGTCGCTGGCCGAAGGACCGGCGACACCAGGCGACCTGGCCGCCCGCACCGGTTGTCACGAGCGGTATCTGACCGAGTGGCTGCGCGGCCAGGCCGCGGGTGGGTACGTGACCTATGAGCCCGCGACAGAGCTGTTCTCGCTGACGCCGGAGCAGGCGTTCTGCCTGGCCGACCCGGACGGCCCGAATGTGCCCGCGGCATTTCGTACCGGACTCGGGACGCTACGCGCGGAACCGAAGATCACCGAGGCATTCCGCACCGGCGAGGGCGTCGGCTGGCATGAGCACGACGAGGACGTCTTCGTCGGGTGCGACGCCTTCTATCGGCCTGGCTATGTGGCCGAACTCGTGCCGACGTGGATTCCGGCGCTGACCGGGGTGCAGGACAAGCTGCACGCGGGGGCTCGGATCGGCGACGTCGGCTGCGGCCTCGGGTCGTCGACGCGCCTGCTCGCGGCCGCCTACCCGAACAGCTCGGTGGTCGGCGTCGACTACCACGAGGAGTCGATCACCCTGGCGCGCAAGCGCACCGCCGAGGCCGGACTGACCGATCGAGTGAGTTTCGAGGTCGGCACCGCGCAGACGTTCGCCGGTTCCGGCTACGACCTGATCACCATGTTCGACTGCCTGCACGACATGGGCGATCCACTCGGCGCGGCTCGTCGAGTACGCGAGGCACTGGCCGACGACGGCACCTGGCTGCTCGTGGAGCCGGCGGCCTCCGACGTCGTGGAGGAGAACTTCAACCCGGTGGGACGACTGTTCTACAGCGCGTCGGTCTTCCTGTGCCTGCCCAACAGTCTGTCGCAGCCCGGCGGCTACAGCCTGGGAGCGCAGGCCGGCGAATCGGCGGTCCGACAGATCGCTGCGGACGCCGGGTTCACCCGGTTCCGGTTGGCGGCGCAGACCGGCTTCAACGCGGTGTTCGAGATCCGGCCCTGA